CTTGAAATACTTCTTGTGGAAGAATACAAGGTCCAGCACTAAAATTATGTTTCTTTTTCATGATGTTGTTTAAATTATATATACAAATATCTTAAATATCGAGTTGAAAGGTTATAATTTAAGTATGAAATACTAATTAACTTTCAACAAGAATTCAACAGTATCTATATTATCTGCATAATCCCATAATTTAGGATGTTGGGTTTCTCCAAAATAAATATGCTGCGGTTGTAAGTTGTTAGAAACTACGCATTGTAAATTATCCTTTTCTTCAGCTAAGATTTCTTCTAATTCTTCAAGATTTTTATAACTATCTTGAAAAAGAACACCTATTGGTGAGCTAAACCCATTGTCTTCTTTTAGTAACACAAAATTATTGTCTAACATATTAGCACCGCTCATAAGGTATACGGCTTTGTTGTAGTCGTAATTATTTGCGTATTTATTGTCATTTATAACCTCAGACCAATTCATTATATTTTCAAAGAAAGTATTAAAGTTATAACCTTCAGGCACAAGAAGTTTAGATACATTTCTGCAGCCTAAACCATAATATCTAAAAATATCGTTAGCTAATAGTTGTATTTGTTCTGGAGATTCTTCGCCTGTAAGAATGGCTACAGAGTGTCTGTTCTTTCTAATTATACTTGGAACATTCTTAAAATAGTAATTAAAGTACCTGGACGTATTATTGCTACCAGTAGCAATAACTGCATCAAAACCTTTTAATTGATCTTTAGCTGTCTTAATTCTCTCATTATACTTACTATTAATAGCTTTTAGTTTCTCTAATAATAATGGTAATAAACGCTGATCGTTAGATGAGTACTTAATTAACACATTATGTCCTGTTACCAAAACAGAAAGCACGTCATGAAAACCAACTAAGGGTACATTTCCTGCAAGTATTAAACCTATAGTTTTGGGTACCTTAGTATTAATATCATAATTCTTTAGCCAAGCAGATAAATTGTCTTCTGTTAATGCTAACTGCCATTGTTGTAAAGAAAACCTAACATTGTTTTTAGTAAACCAGCCATTGTAATGTACAGCGGCTTCAATTTCTGTTGCTAATCTTTGGGAAAACTCGTCGTCTTTAGTGTTTGAGTCATTAAAAAACTGCTCAAGAAATTTTCCTAATTCCGAAAATGCTTCAATATGTTCGTTAAGGGTCATAAACCTAATTGGTATTTTTTGGTATTGTCTACCTTTGGCGTTACTTTTGTACAAAATTAAGATAAATAAGAGCTATGGCTATCATTATAACAGACGAATGTATTAATTGTGGAGCTTGTGAGCCAGAATGTCCTAACACTGCTATTTACGAAGGCGCAGATGATTGGCGTTATGCAGATGGTACAGATTTAGAAGGTAACGTGGTGTTACCAAATGGTAAAGAGGTAGATGCTAATGAAGCACAAGAACCAATAAGTGATGAGATTTATTATATAATACCGGATAAGTGTACAGAGTGTAAAGGGTTTCACGAAGAACCCCAATGCGCAGCAGTATGTCCGGTAGATTG
This region of Croceibacter atlanticus HTCC2559 genomic DNA includes:
- a CDS encoding 4Fe-4S dicluster domain-containing protein, encoding MAIIITDECINCGACEPECPNTAIYEGADDWRYADGTDLEGNVVLPNGKEVDANEAQEPISDEIYYIIPDKCTECKGFHEEPQCAAVCPVDCCVPDDDHVESDEVLLAKQAFMHKD
- a CDS encoding acyl-CoA reductase, with translation MTLNEHIEAFSELGKFLEQFFNDSNTKDDEFSQRLATEIEAAVHYNGWFTKNNVRFSLQQWQLALTEDNLSAWLKNYDINTKVPKTIGLILAGNVPLVGFHDVLSVLVTGHNVLIKYSSNDQRLLPLLLEKLKAINSKYNERIKTAKDQLKGFDAVIATGSNNTSRYFNYYFKNVPSIIRKNRHSVAILTGEESPEQIQLLANDIFRYYGLGCRNVSKLLVPEGYNFNTFFENIMNWSEVINDNKYANNYDYNKAVYLMSGANMLDNNFVLLKEDNGFSSPIGVLFQDSYKNLEELEEILAEEKDNLQCVVSNNLQPQHIYFGETQHPKLWDYADNIDTVEFLLKVN